In the genome of Candidatus Saccharibacteria bacterium, one region contains:
- a CDS encoding transcriptional repressor, with protein MLVIQKDSESHGHFVTKQRMRLFFIMQKHNALTIRDLIKLLPRQDQATVYRNIRVFERLGIITATTRMALQVGS; from the coding sequence ATTCTTGTCATTCAAAAAGACTCAGAGAGTCACGGTCACTTCGTAACCAAGCAGCGTATGCGATTATTTTTTATCATGCAGAAGCATAATGCACTGACTATACGTGACCTTATCAAGCTTCTACCTCGACAAGATCAGGCAACTGTGTATCGCAATATTCGTGTTTTTGAACGTCTTGGCATAATCACGGCTACAACTCGGATGGCACTCCAAGTTGGGAGTTAA